In the genome of Tetrapisispora phaffii CBS 4417 chromosome 14, complete genome, one region contains:
- the OPI1 gene encoding transcriptional regulator OPI1 (similar to Saccharomyces cerevisiae OPI1 (YHL020C); ancestral locus Anc_2.557) — protein MSINTQGSDVSDASLVKQMKEVKKDGCNTEKVVRKRTSSSSSGGSLFGMIKDTDSSHFDIKKQKITKVLARSRDNIKEYKLTMSIESKKKIIACLHLLKLANRQLTDKITSLQEVVTKEQEEAEKEQERAEMGRHLLGRNLKAKNVLSISAIVNDNTPVLKPDKLAHATHVIKEEKDEHEDNEEEEFYDAPEPTPEQSELIKEDVVCTVKRVYSIVSTFIGSTVPEPTRSTIRECLLTLPSNWCQTANATSVPSSPVYTGSSRDGPKDTNTPSCNNCLSTNFKVLILAKESLDMVKNVSDALDESLGRAEEWVKEKQIWNEEVRTKLIERDRQFRLLEAKEVNQNEKAEKLMGAAKSAQENTKNQ, from the coding sequence atgTCTATTAATACGCAAGGTTCTGATGTTTCAGATGCTAGTCTGGTTAAGCAAATGAAAGAGGTGAAGAAGGACGGCTGCAATACGGAGAAGGTTGTTAGGAAGAGGACTTCCAGTTCAAGTTCTGGAGGTTCTCTCTTTGGGATGATTAAAGATACGGATAGTAGTCATTTTGATATCAAGAAGCAGAAGATAACGAAGGTGCTTGCAAGGAGCAGGGACAATATCAAGGAGTACAAGTTGACGATGTCCATCGAATCGAAAAAGAAGATTATTGCTTGCCTTCATCTATTGAAACTAGCTAATAGACAACTTACTGATAAAATCACTTCGTTACAAGAGGTGGTTACAAAGGAACAAGAGGAAGCAGAAAAAGAGCAAGAAAGAGCAGAGATGGGTAGACATCTTCTTGGAAGAAATCTGAAGGCCAAGAATGTCCTTTCGATCTCTGCTATTGTGAACGATAACACTCCAGTTTTAAAACCCGATAAGTTAGCACATGCAACTCATGTAATTAAGGAGGAGAAGGATGAACATGAAGATAACGAAGAGGAAGAATTTTACGATGCCCCAGAACCAACCCCAGAGCAATCTGAATTGATTAAAGAAGACGTTGTTTGTACTGTGAAAAGGGTGTATTCTATTGTATCAACATTCATTGGTAGTACAGTACCGGAACCAACACGTTCCACTATTCGTGAATGTTTGTTAACACTTCCATCGAACTGGTGTCAAACAGCAAATGCGACGTCGGTTCCAAGTTCCCCCGTCTATACTGGAAGTTCTAGAGACGGTCCTAAGGATACAAATACTCCGAGTTGTAACAATTGTTTGAGCACGAACTTTAAAGTGTTAATTCTAGCAAAAGAATCCTTAGATATGGTAAAGAATGTTTCTGATGCATTGGATGAGTCGTTGGGAAGAGCAGAAGAATGGGTAAAGGAAAAGCAAATATGGAATGAAGAAGTCAGAACAAAGTTAATAGAGAGAGACAGGCAATTTAGACTTCTAGAGGCAAAAGAAGTAAACCAGAACGAAAAGGCAGAGAAACTAATGGGCGCAGCGAAATCAGCGCAAGAGAACACGAAAAACCAATAA
- the NFU1 gene encoding Nfu1p (similar to Saccharomyces cerevisiae NFU1 (YKL040C); ancestral locus Anc_2.553), whose translation MLRLLSKKIVGSSVKKVPVIGMSRRWLQLMTVSTPNENSLKYVTATGELFQPRGSPSVEIKNTDDELIKHSKTLTELFLKCPGVESLMIGDDFLTVNKDEQVHWATVSPSVTEILTNHFASGSDIVDEEFLKLLEQTEREKHKDVGYDIKLPEFEMTEDEQEISEMIHELIQTRIRPAIMDDGGDIVYRGFDPKTGKVYVKLQGACKSCSSSEDTLKHGIESMMKHYVEEVTEVVQILDPEEQIALKEFDKLEQKLQSNMRTHNT comes from the coding sequence ATGTTGAGACTATTAAGTAAGAAAATTGTTGGGAGTTCGGTTAAAAAGGTACCAGTAATTGGAATGAGTCGTAGATGGTTGCAACTTATGACTGTTAGTACACCGAATGAgaattcattgaaatatgTTACTGCTACGGGTGAGTTATTCCAACCTCGTGGGTCTCCAAGTGTCGAGATCAAGAATACAGATGATGAATTAATCAAACATTCTAAAACATTGACGGAATTGTTTCTGAAATGCCCTGGGGTTGAGTCCCTGATGATAGGTGATGATTTCTTGACTGTTAACAAAGATGAACAAGTACATTGGGCAACTGTGTCGCCATCGGTTACTGAAATATTGACCAATCATTTTGCAAGTGGGTCAGATATTGTGGATGAGGAGTTCTTGAAGTTATTAGAACAAACTGAACGTGAGAAGCACAAGGATGTTGGGTATGACATCAAACTTCCTGAATTTGAAATGACAGAAGATGAGCAAGAGATAAGTGAAATGATACATGAACTAATACAAACAAGAATTAGACCTGCCATCATGGATGATGGAGGTGACATTGTATACAGAGGCTTCGATCCCAAAACAGGAAAAGTATATGTCAAGTTGCAAGGTGCCTGTAAGTCGTGTTCGTCAAGTGAGGACACCTTGAAACATGGTATTGAATCCATGATGAAACATTACGTTGAGGAAGTGACAGAAGTGGTTCAAATCCTCGATCCAGAAGAACAAATCGCATTGAAGGAATTCGACAAACTAGAACAAAAATTACAGTCTAATATGCGAACACATAACACTTAA
- the CLU1 gene encoding translation initiation factor 3 subunit CLU1 (similar to Saccharomyces cerevisiae CLU1 (YMR012W); ancestral locus Anc_2.559): protein MSAVNDSAVKVIVKVPVSHHKKANKKKNPHFDELTFQFSKDTNIQTVLDVLGYAPTTKYFTNYVLKSGSTVLNNSESIRDLVANNSNLNLSIEIKPYNTREALKHVLTLRDFIGFASETEDGISQYSISTGSKFSSIPFNEVPEKKEDVEEVIREGEQERKNVMYVSDEEKKNFEKVVNEIFEVTKNSTLAKSYSSENSLVTPCVNSLNLSAYNPVPAFYKSKGHLLYLQIVTIEGESMHITATPSGFYVNKSNSSKFDPSIKLGDNENAKSHVYYNLFDLLASNSKLFINHVESLEKKLEKHQSIEYIRPLTTFLNKPWLIPNIPTNSPDFSRLQMDSINYESERNFNDEFQAVQELPTSTIQDTIQAEKLLSRISHEFTVAATKGAMSIFNDDMIPLNPDEVTYPIYLKDNIFYSFINEESGPFGDKGGYDAAIAISNQDLNILRLLKNLRLKDVSFVLTTIVDFGGKRLLAQAPVPGVLSNMGTEFSKDPTTNEEIVKEKKSEVVVKYGFDEESGKVIGNETFDKIVRTEISNILHLKSHKINDAEISLSSQSKGIVGSDKRNYILDLANTNPVDVNFIKEHYDNVEESKRYPHRQALLRAELVDNWWNNKVEKEKVDLKKAYEENMFSYNPDAYQMEGVEDPTVLEMSEYLSKEVIPNVVNEYCNGNTSIPYNGEHLTDTLHKNGINVRYLGKIAELSKSILKKQKSEHAKRLEEIAISNEDYENWEAEYLKKIEKIIMERQEKINKYVSEGKEVPKELTETPQLNEDEIRKPTNETPSVINTDELIPLIKIAELEIFSRSAKHVIRKYSRELPIVVVPIFISYVLNLLFGNEYNENTQPEDLFDVYPVSSYKFSTITRSTLLKEISEQAFLRFRYELDLNFIENFNDTPYVVIRAIAVKVGIQLLNKEYFFNKDQYEEFKLSQDKKIRNKLVAPLNTFSTSDFALIPIVKGLDYSSVLSNERWSEGSLLLKEDQNAALTLLAQSIAIVEDVNSVLHPQVAEKYLTLSTIYSKLGLTPEAVVFCRKACSIYERVCGIDSFEMLRALSNLALLEFANECPYNAALVFKRIIETTESVGLTEAIHHPIAIDAFSQLEQMALGIENTKLTIEICKVLRTLMVSLEGNETLAYATLESRLSNLYASISDFQNALEHISKAPRIFSKELGTNHQITAQSRQWVGGLTNLLNEVRNKKKLSAEQAAVNGTPKKSSKSGKKDQGQNPELANKSVDELLDFIEGETSTKKSKGKSKKTAGKK, encoded by the coding sequence ATGTCTGCCGTTAATGATAGTGCCGTCAAGGTCATTGTAAAAGTACCAGTTAGTCATCACAAGAAAGCtaataagaagaaaaatccgcattttgatgaattgaCCTTTCAATTCTCTAAGGACACTAATATCCAAACTGTTTTGGATGTTCTTGGATATGCACCAACTACTAAATATTTCACCAattatgttttaaaatctgGTTCTACTGTGTTGAATAATTCAGAATCAATTAGAGATTTAGTTGCTAACAACTCAAACTTGAACCTGTCCATTGAAATCAAGCCTTATAACACAAGAGAAGCATTAAAGCATGTGTTAACTTTACGTGATTTCATTGGTTTTGCTTCCGAAACTGAAGATGGTATTTCACAATACTCTATCTCAACAGGCTCAAAATTCTCTTCTATTCCATTCAACGAAGTTCCagagaagaaagaagatgTTGAAGAAGTCATTAGAGAAGGTGaacaagaaagaaaaaatgttATGTACGTttctgatgaagaaaagaaaaacttCGAAAAGGttgttaatgaaatttttgaagTCACCAAAAATTCAACTCTTGCTAAGAGTTATTCTTCTGAAAATAGCCTTGTGACGCCATGTGTgaattctttgaatttatcaGCTTACAACCCAGTTCCAGCTTTCTATAAATCAAAAGGACATTTGTTGTATTTACAAATTGTTACCATTGAAGGTGAATCCATGCATATCACCGCCACTCCATCTGGTTTCTATGTTAACAAATCTAATTCTAGTAAATTTGACCCATCAATTAAATTAGGCGATAATGAAAATGCCAAGTCTCATGTTTATTACAACTTATTTGACTTATTAGCTTCCAACTCTAAATTGTTTATCAATCATGTCGAATCTCTAGAAAAGAAGTTAGAAAAACACCAATCTATCGAATATATTAGACCCTTGACTACTTTCTTAAATAAACCATGGTTAATTCCAAATATACCAACTAACTCGCCAGACTTCAGTCGTTTACAAATGGATTCTATCAACTATGAATCAGAAAGAAACtttaatgatgaatttCAAGCAGTTCAAGAGTTACCAACTTCTACTATTCAAGATACAATTCAAgcagaaaaattattaagtAGAATATCTCATGAATTCACTGTGGCAGCTACTAAAGGTGCGATGTCGATCTTTAACGATGATATGATCCCATTGAACCCAGACGAAGTTACTTACCCAATCTATCtaaaagataatattttctattcTTTCATCAACGAAGAATCAGGTCCATTTGGTGACAAAGGTGGCTATGATGCTGCCATTGCGATTTCTAACCaagatttaaatatcttgagattattaaaaaacttACGTTTGAAGGATGTCTCTTTTGTTTTAACAACCATTGTTGATTTTGGTGGTAAAAGACTTTTAGCTCAAGCTCCTGTCCCAGGTGTGTTATCAAACATGGGCACTGAATTTTCTAAAGATCCAACCactaatgaagaaattgttAAGGAAAAGAAAAGCGAAGTTGTTGTTAAATATGGTTTCGATGAAGAATCAGGTAAAGTTATTGGAAATGAAACATTTGATAAGATAGTCCGTActgaaatttcaaacatATTACATTTAAAGTCCCATAAAATCAATGATGCAGAAATTTCATTGTCTTCTCAATCTAAGGGTATTGTAGGTTCAGATAAAAGAAACTATATTTTGGATTTGGCTAACACTAATCCAGTTGATgtcaattttatcaagGAACATTATGACAATGTTGAAGAATCTAAACGTTATCCACATAGACAAGCGCTCTTACGTGCCGAATTGGTTGATAACTGGTGGAATAATAAGGTTGAAAAAGAGAAGgttgatttaaaaaaggcatatgaagaaaatatgtTCAGTTACAACCCTGATGCTTATCAGATGGAGGGAGTTGAAGATCCAACTGTGTTAGAAATGTCTGAATACTTGAGTAAAGAAGTTATTCCAAATGTAGTTAACGAATATTGTAATGGTAACACTAGTATTCCATACAATGGTGAACATTTGACGGATACCTTACATAAGAATGGTATTAATGTTCGTTATTTAGGTAAAATCGCTGAATTATCTAAAAGTATCTTAAAAAAGCAAAAGTCTGAACATGCCAAAAGATTAGAGGAAATTGCAATCAGTAATGAAGATTATGAAAATTGGGAAGCTGAATACttaaagaaaattgaaaagattaTTATGGAAAGACAAGAAAAGATTAACAAATACGTCTCTGAAGGTAAAGAAGTTCCAAAAGAATTAACTGAAACACCGCAATTAAATGAGGATGAGATTAGAAAGCCGACTAATGAAACACCAAGTGTTATCAACACTGATGAACTAATCCCGTTAATTAAGATAGCCGAATTAGAAATCTTCTCTCGTTCAGCCAAACATGTTATCAGAAAATACAGCAGAGAATTACCTATTGTTGTCGTTCCAATATTCATTTCTTATGTTTTAAACTTACTATTTGGTAATGAGTATAATGAGAATACTCAACCAGAAGATCTATTCGATGTATATCCAGTTTCTTCTTACAAGTTTAGTACTATTACTCGTTCAACCTTATTAAAGGAAATTTCTGAACAAGCGTTCTTACGTTTCCGTTATGAATTAGATTTGAACTTTATTGAAAACTTCAACGATACTCCTTACGTTGTTATTAGAGCTATTGCAGTTAAAGTCGGTATTCAATTGTTAAACAAagaatatttctttaataaagatcaatatgaagaatttaaattatctcAGGACAAGAAGattagaaataaattagtGGCTCCCCTTAATACATTTTCTACATCTGATTTCGCTTTAATTCCAATTGTCAAAGGGTTAGATTACTCATCCGTCTTAAGTAATGAGAGATGGTCAGAAGgttctttattattgaaagaagATCAAAACGCTGCTTTGACTTTGTTAGCACAATCCATTGCTATTGTGGAAGACGTCAACAGTGTCTTACATCCACAAGTTGCAGAAAAATACTTGACTTTGTCTACTATTTATAGTAAATTAGGTTTGACTCCAGAAGCTGTTGTCTTCTGTCGTAAAGCCTGTTCTATCTATGAAAGAGTATGTGGTATTGATTCTTTTGAAATGTTAAGAGCTTTATCCAATTTAGctttattagaatttgCCAATGAATGCCCATACAATGCTGCTCTAGTATTTAAGAGAATAATTGAAACAACTGAATCAGTTGGTTTAACAGAAGCTATTCACCATCCAATAGCCATTGATGCATTCAGTCAATTAGAACAAATGGCTTTGGGTATTGAGAATACAAAGCTAACTATCGAAATTTGTAAAGTTCTAAGAACTTTGATGGTTTCTTTAGAAGGTAACGAAACTTTGGCTTATGCCACTTTAGAGTCACGTTTGAGTAATTTATATGCTTCTATTAGTGATTTCCAAAATGCGCTAGAACATATTTCAAAGGCTCCAAGAATATTCTCCAAGGAATTAGGTACTAACCATCAAATTACAGCTCAATCAAGACAATGGGTTGGTGGTTTAACAAACTTGCTCAATGAAGTCAGAAATAAGAAGAAGTTA
- the DOC1 gene encoding anaphase promoting complex subunit DOC1 (similar to Saccharomyces cerevisiae DOC1 (YGL240W); ancestral locus Anc_3.562) → MINDNRSYSNGIPSQTINESYYDKLLEALAPASWLVPVKSHKESVLTIDDTVVDENTKSHYINGFHVDPDSLNSVKIDVLALRYMQGLQLLDATCGMIDVSKLAYWKPSSMKAGNPISNVIDDNFNTFWQSDGLQPHEVEVTFSRIMNVSMIAIFTSMIADESYTPSRIKIYAGTSPLDAVFYKKIEIVNMNGWFVLTFEDNRENDKLLKCGYIRFSFPVNHENGKDTHIRGMRIYAQSTQEPSATKDLRLEMSNNKKLFTEFSLR, encoded by the coding sequence ATGATCAATGATAACAGAAGTTATTCGAATGGAATACCATCGCAAACGATTAATGAATCGTATTATGATAAACTATTGGAGGCTCTAGCCCCCGCATCATGGCTGGTACCTGTGAAGAGTCACAAGGAGAGTGTGTTGACTATCGATGATACAGTTGTCGATGAGAACACAAAGAGTCATTATATCAATGGGTTTCATGTCGATCCAGATTCGTTGAATTCTGTCAAGATTGATGTATTGGCATTAAGATACATGCAAGGGTTACAACTGTTGGATGCCACATGTGGTATGATAGATGTTAGCAAACTTGCGTATTGGAAACCTTCATCAATGAAAGCTGGGAATCCAATTTCAAATGTGATTGATGACAATTTCAATACCTTTTGGCAAAGTGATGGCTTACAACCGCACGAAGTGGAAGTGACTTTCAGCAGAATAATGAATGTCTCAATGATTGCTATATTCACATCGATGATTGCTGATGAATCGTACACACCAAGtagaataaaaatatacgCAGGCACTTCACCGTTGGATGCAGTcttttacaaaaaaatagagATCGTTAACATGAACGGATGGTTTGTTCTAACATTTGAAGATAATCGAGAGAATGATAAGCTATTGAAATGTGGATATATACGATTTAGTTTCCCTGTAAACCACGAGAACGGGAAAGATACACATATAAGAGGAATGCGCATATATGCACAATCAACACAAGAACCTTCAGCGACAAAAGATCTTAGATTAGAGATGTCCAACAATAAGAAACTATTCACTGAATTCTCTCTAAGATGA